The nucleotide window CGAAATCGACTTTAAAAGTTCAGCTCGAGCTTAATCCTTCAATGGCATTTTCCATAAAATGTTATGTTAAGTTTCATTGTCATACCACAATCAAAGTTCAGATCTGACTTCACAATCAGATATATGCCACAGAACTCAATCTTAATAAAAAAATTCACAAATATTGCACGGAATCAACatcaatagtgaagaacaaataagttttttttttaaagttcttCACATTGGCTTTACCCAAACACCAAATCTCTAAATGGGGTTAACACTTTTCATGATAAGAATTTTTGTATTGGTTTGGATTTGTGGTGGTTGTCAGCATTCTTGATTGCTATTGATTGCTTATGTTGTAGGATTTGAAAATCCcaaattggtattgtagacatacTCTATCATGTATCTCTGAGAGACCGACTAAAGTTTGAGACAGTGACGTCCATCTTTTTACGGATGGGTCGGGTGTAACAAATGGAGCGGGTATAACTCAATTCGATTTGGGATGCACGTGGCACAGTTATGTGCTGCCAACACATTAAAAAGGGGACCACAAAAAATTTTGTTAGTCGTCGGGTAATTTTAGACCAGAAAATAACATTGTATGCATTTTCGAACCAATAGGTAGACAAATAGTAAAAGTAAACTATTTATCAAATGAATGGGGTATATATATACACTAACGTTAAACTATTGGTTtatatatgtcatatttttacTAATGAAACCCTACTACTACCAGATTTTGCCACGTGGTATTATCTAAACACTTCGTTACTTACCAGCCCACTCCCCTTTCAACTCCCATTACGGGTGGCACATGTGAGCATTTCCTTTAAGTTTAATGGCATATTTGAGCCTTTTCCCAAGCCACAACTACATCTCAACCATTGTAACAACCCCAAATTTTACAATGAAACACATATAATTCACACACTCATATGTACTTTCCATATCTAGTTACACCTTATgaggggtggcaaaatggtttaaagaaaacagttaaccacccatattattcactaaaaatgggttggataatgaactttttaaaaacgggtcaaatatggataagaacaatattatccatttagaaaatggataatcaaTGAGTAACCAATGGATAATcaatgggtctaacttttacatttgtaaaccctcaaattgggggttcctcaagttagagagactaaaaattctcccaaaagtgatcatatacaagaagtcatggataagggatttttaccttcctataccatatatgaaaccttattaccctcaatgtttaaggtttgtgtTTATTACATTTCAGCATACCAAATTACCATTTATATATCATAATTAATTCAGAGGTATAATTAATTGGCAGTTTcttactccttaattaaaggtgtCCATATATCCCACATTTCTCTCTCCCCTTAATTACTAAGATCTTACCAGCCcgttttccccctcccatttctttctcttctctaTTTCTATTTCTTGTTTCTTTATTATTCTACTCTGTTTTGCTTTTTAATCCAtttttataaacataaaaaaagtATACTAAATAAGTTGTTGGCTAGGTGATGAATCTCATTTTACCTAGTAATTCATGTAATAATTGCTAAAATTGTAGTAGCTAAATGAAGCTTTTTTGCCAGCATAAGTTGACGGAAGTTGTGTTGATTTGATAGATGTACACAGTACACTTGTGGGTGGTTCTTCAATTACCGGAAAAAAATATCGAAAAGTACATGGTTAGCACCACCGTCGCTGCTCCTTTTTACCATCGCTATTGGAGATTTCAGAAGGTGTGTTGCTTGTGGTAGACTTGTAGATAGTCGTCCGATTGCCAGAAAAGTTGCCGGAGTCGGAAAAGTTCAATGTACCAATCCAATAAATGGTGACGATTTTTGTCGATGAAGAGCAAATTTTGTTGTCAATATTTTTTTTCACATaagattgtagtttaattgtagtataaatgtagtaattttgtagaaattgtagataaattgcagaaaaattagaaaaattagataaattgtagactgttttttgcagaagattttgtagaagctttagtcattttggatttgtgaaaacagaaaacaatgcatctacaatcagaatacaaataatctacaatttatctacaagatatctacaaactggatacattgaattttaatatcccaattttcatttcaattgtagcataattgacattttcgacataattgtagaaattttagtcttcccaatctacaatttatctacaattctacaatttatctataatttctggaaatatgtcttcttcttcttcgagtttcaatctgaaattcagtcaaaaccaagtctaatattcaccaaaacccctcaaaattgagatataaactcctaaacatattccgaattatttacaacaacacacaatccaaacaaataatgatttttgaaaacccaaatttgaattcaaagctttcaagctttttaatggctatcaatggtggaaaatatatggaagaacaGATTTTTTCAACTTTGAGTTGTTGAAACTCGAAAATTTGAATTGTTCGTTCTTTTTTTTTCgagaatttgaattgtatttctGGAGAAAAATACGCAGATGAGAAATCTCCTTTCcctttttaaaaattgaatttaatGTAGAATCAATTAACACCAAGATTCTCTCCTTAATTTTAGCGCGTTTTTAGGGAATATTCTGCCCTTTTAATGCCTAATAGTCATTCGTATATAAATTGTAGTCATTTTCCTAATAAATTCTGTCATTAAATTCCCTTTTAATGCCTACAATTTATATACCATTCGACTATTAGGTGACATAAATTGTAgtcaatttatttaaaaattaaatgacCTTTTAATGTCTCCTAAATAAATTATGTCATTTTCCCAAGCCATTACCATGTCCAGTTACACCTCATTAATGTACTCTCTAGTAAGCCcgtctcttttttctttttcttaaataacttttatgtgGTTTTTAAGTCTTTTTAAGAGCTAATGTACGAGAAATTTTTGAATGATGTAAAATAGGATTAGATTCACAgtccaataaatcaaataaaaaaaatccatGTAAAATTATAACGTTATAGTAGTACAAGGGACAAACTTCTTAAAAGTTTGTTACataaaaatataagtttattgcgtaaaataaaaaaaaatggaggTTTTATACATGAATATAATTCGAATGATAAACAAAATTTGCTACCCAAGAGAATTATGCAACACAATAGGGAAAAGACTCAAATACGCCACTGAACTTAATGAAATGGCTCATATATGCCACTCGTAAAGAGGGGGTGAGGGGAGGGTGCTAGTAAGTGATGAAGGGTTTAGATAATGCCACGTAGCAAAATCTGATAGCAATCGTAACAAAATCTGATAGCAATAGAATTCCTTTAGTGGATAATGGCATATGAGCCAATAGTATAACGTTAGTGGCATAAATATGTCCAACTTTTAACGGATGGGGCCATTTATTAAAGTCTGATTGCATATTTGAGCCTTTTCCATACATATATTTTCCAGTTTTTGTTTGGACTCCTCTTTTTAGCTTATTGTCTCCGAGATAGCTTTGGTTCTTTCTTTTTCTGGCTGAAACCGTTGTCTGAATGCGTTCCATTGCCAGGAAAAAAGGAGTGTTGCACATGGATTTCTGTTCTACTCACCATCTTCAAAGCGAGTTAGATTTCCAGAAAGACAAGGTAACTATTGAGTAATACCAATAATTCACTGTTATGCAGGGGCAAAATTTCTTACAAAGCCACTTCTGTCCACACTAACAACGCAATTTCAGCccaaattagaaaaataatatcTTTGAACACCTCAAACTTACTCCTGATAGTGGGCCTAGAAAAAAGTGCATTGGAAAAGACTTACAATTCGCTGTAACAAGGTGGCAACTCATCATCTCGACTAAaaccaagaaaaggaaaaaataattagaCAATCACATCTTGAACAGCATATTAGAACATAGTACGCAACAATTCACTTGATTTTGCCACGAAGCACACAGCCAAATTACAAGAATATACTTGTTTCGTAGAACACTATTGGCTAAACACGCTATATCCTGTATTTCTAACTTAAACCTTCAGATGCAAAACCTGCACTAGATTCAGTCTCCATTCCTTACGTCTTACTTGTGGTAGAGATATACCAAGGAGAAAATAAAGAAACCAGCCATCTACAATGCAAAGAAATGGGAATGATCACAAAAAAATTCATGTGCGAGCAAGACAAAAACAATTTAAATGGTATAACTATAGAAAGATGGCCACAACACATTATTGTTTGAGTGAGGAATGTAATAAAATCAATCCGAGCAAGTCAGCAAAATAATAGAGGGGGGAGAGCCTGTCATGTATATTCTGTGGTTGCTTCATTTAAGTCCCCTGTtccatgtccaacacttgaaaagtaaattTTACACAACACAATGGAAAAAAGTAACAGGTAGTTCAGAATTTAGATTATCAGATTAGGGTTTTCTGCGAAAAGGAAGATTAGGATATTTTTTTCTTAGGTCAGATAACACTTCCATGAAGTAATTCGCAAGCTACCACTTTCTCCAAAATTCCGCCAATAACACACCAACGACAAGGCGTGCCATTTGCATTTTACCCTTACCTTTTACCACAGCCCACAGACTGCAGCCTATTCCCCTTTACACCCCATGTTTACCCCTCCCATTCCAGTTCAGCCCATTCTCCATCCACACACCAATTAGGATGGTTGGGCATCATGTAGAATAAAACTTATGTAATGGCAATAACTGAATTGGGCTTCCAATCCAAAGAAAGTAAAATAACGTAAAAGAAAAGTAATATCaaataagaagaaaagggatGTCACAACACCACAGCTGGAACGCTATTTCATTTGTCTATCAACTACGTGCAATTCATGGTCACATCATGCATCCGAACCCTGTTTGTGGCCCGACTAATGTTCCTCTGCGTGAATATAATGCACATCCTCAGATGCTTCAGCAGGGTTTTGAAAGAAGGGAAAGGAGATCATACTTAACAGATTTGCTAAAATATTTCTATTGAGCATCACTAAATGCTTAATTCACCAAATGCATGTTTTTTTTTGCTATATACTAGATTAACGTGCTATATGTTCAATGCAACATAGTTCTTTACCACGACAAGGCAACATAAAGGGTGACTtcttattccttttcttttttcctatttgttttttgaGAAAGAAGAAACAGGGGTGACTTCTTGTTCTCTAAAGGGGAAAAAGGGATTCCAATCCTTTTTCTAAGAACAATATGTGGGTTGGCTGGGATTCCGTAATACATaacaaagagaagaaaaataatgTACCATAGAGAAGGATGCTCCGTAATAGGGAAAAGCAGCTGTTATAAATCTCTCATATTCGTTGTGTCTGAAGGGCCGAACAGGAATCTGCAAGTCAAAAGTTTTATCATTACAATTTCTCATGCAAATGCACCTCTTTTTCTCAAGTGACATTAAATTTAAAAGATGAATAGGCTGTCAATCCAGTCTTCATAGTTCAAAAATTATGGAGATCTATTCACCATTTCGAGCTAACAATTTCAAGAACTGATGAAAAGAGAAGACCAAAGTACAGATACAAAAACTTTCATAATGATCAGCAAACTGTTTCAAAAATCATGAAGACAAGAAtttagtccagaaaaatattaacAGTTACATTCGAGTTTGTAAACCTAAGAGATCATTAGTAATTCTTACACCCGGACTATGCAGGAAAGAAAGGTCATTAGTAATTCTTACACCCGGACTATGCAGGAAAGAAAGGTCATGACAAGTCATTTTGGCCAGCTTCCTCTCTGTTTTTATGAGTTTTATGCCCCACTTATTGGAATTAAACGGCTACTTATGTCTTTGGAAGAAGTATTTTAATGTTTTGTAGTTGTGTGAGAGCTTAAAGATTGAAGAGCATCAAAGTTTGGCAAGAAGTCATCAGTTTTGAGAGGAAAAACTGAAGCAGGAAGGTTCCTGGCCCAACCATGCAACGAATTGCTATCCGTTGTCACGGTTACAGAGGGGTCAAAGAGCTGAAGAACTGGAGCTTTCTGGATTTCGCCGTGGTTGATCCGTGACAGATGGCACAAAGGTGAAGCTACTTCTGAGCCAGGACCATGCAATTCGTTGGCACGGATCACCATCCATTGCCACGGATTGCGGGATGAGGCCTTTTTTGTCCACTAGACAAATTTTAATTCTGTCTAGTAGTAATTTTCAGAAGTAATTGCAAAATCAACCATTCGCTTGGAGATTATTTTAAGAATCATCAAGTTCACACACATTTGGATAATCTAGCATATACCACACTCCTCATGAAATCGACCCCAACCtttgttgggtttattattgctACAACCATACTACTCAAATCGAGAGTAGGATTGGACATTACCAATATCATAAAATTTCCTATCATATCAGAAATTATAATTCCAATATCTGCAAGACACGTAAAGAATAGTACCTCTTCgagcatataacaagaatttTCAGTATGATGActaatttattccaaaaatataTAAACAAGATAAAGTGCCTTTGGATTTGTAAGGGGATACCTGCTTTGAAAGGCTCAAGCTCGTGTATCCTAGCCTGTTATACTCAACCTTGAACTGGAATACTCCATAAACATCTGGAACCTTGAAAGTTGTATAATAGACACCCTGTAGGAAGTGACATTAGAACTACTAATCTAGGTGAGAACAACTCCTAGAACTACTAATCTGTGGAGCTTTTAAGAGTACCTTCTTATCAGTTGACATGGTTTTCAATATGTAGGGGCTCATCATGTAAAACTGAACTTGCACATCATCAGCCACATAGGGTTCCCAACTTTTTCCAGACCATTCATAGATCTCAACAGAATATTCCTTCAATCAAATTGCCTTTTTCAGTATGTATCCAAAGACCATTTTTGCTTTATATTTTATGACAATGTTAAATGATCACAAACATAAAGTACAGAATTACCAATTCGTCATTGATTCTGTATATGGACGGTTCATCTGTCTCCACAACTCTGTGATGTCTCACGTTCACAGCCTAGAATAGTTCACATATTGAGAATAGCAAATGTGAATGCTTAGATAGTGCCAGAGGGCATTTCCCTCCTTTATTTCCATGAAAATTGTAATGCCCGGGTTAAAATTTATAAAGAGAAACAGGGAAGCTGATTAACAAATTAGCTTTGAAACTGCACCTTGAGATGACCTCTTTCATGGAAAACCCACGTGCTAATTTGGGTCAAAAACTGCTCATTCCCTGATTTCTCATAGCTGTTATTGCAAGAGAATTTGCGGTAGATTAAGTCAGCAAGCATGAAGAGCGGTTATTATTAGCATGTACCTTACATAGAAGATGACTGCATGAAATATGTTATTTTTCAACCTTGCTCGCATAGAATTTAGTTAGAAGCAAGGAGACAAGGAGGAAAAAAAGATAATACGATGCTGCTGCTTATCAAAAACAGCCTTTATCTTTCAGAGTAATTATGCTTTCTTGATTAAATCGAGGCCTGTGCAGTCTATCACAAACTATAACATTAAGTTTGGACAAGTCAAATCAGTACTGAGGCTTATAAAAACAATTGAGGCATATAAACATATCAAGCCAATCAAGAAAGCTTCCAACATATATTAGACTATATCTATATACGCATATATCATCTAATTTAACAATCTAAGTGTACTAGTCACTAAGCTTAGATCATTATCATGTTAAACAAACAAAATCAATGGATGTATCTAGATGCTTACTTATTCGAGCCACCAGCTTTTTGCACCCCAGAACTGAAGAATCTGAATagaaaatcaaaggttttcaaaTTAGATCGGGTTCAAAATAAAGTTACTCCACCTGATGTCTCCATAATTACTAACCGGTTGCTAAACATGCTTAAGGAGCCAGATATCATAATTCGGGCATTATTTCTTGCCTGCAATTGAAAACAGTATTATCAATATTTCTATGTTTTGTATGTGCTACTTAAAAACATTATGTGCTTGTTCAGGAAAAGGGTTTTTTTTTGTGGGAGGGGGTTGAATACAGCATTATGATCGGGCATCAGAAATTGGTGCTACCAATATGAAATTTTCATGGTAATCTATCATACACAGACCAGAAACAGAATATCGCGCTTATTATCTAGCAATGACAATTGCATTATGCGTACATCTTACCACCCCTCTAATTTTAGTTAAAGTGTGCTTCTATTTGCTTTTACTTTCTGTACGGTTTCATCACTTATTACAAACTACACAGCATCAACAGAACAAACTTTCAGGAGCCAATGTCACAAGCTATAACAACAGCAAGAAGGAAGAAATCAAAGTTAACCAAACGGAGAGATTTCAGAGAACAAGATTTATTTGACAGTAAGCAACCAATAGGATGAAACACCTGCACAACTGAAACAAGACCGATCGCGGATCCAGTAAGCATTGGTGGAGTTGATAATTTCGATTTAGGATTAGCTGAATACGCTGAAGGAGAAGCTGAGAGGACCTTCAGCACCTGAAAACATGATAAATGCACCACTTTTCACACCAAGTAATCATATCAAATTTATCATCTCATATTTTATTGAGCAAGAAATCAAGAACTTACCAAGCTATTGGCCGGATTTACAGAATGACCGATTCCCTTAGACAGAACAGGTGCCTGGGGATTTAGCAGTGACAAGAAAAAGTTAGAAACTTGCCCCGGAAAAGAAAAATTCGAATGGGAAGAGAAGGATTAGTATTTTGTTTTTTTGCAGAGCATAAGAACTTTTAGCACAAATAATTAGCAATGTACCATCATAAATGCCTAAAGAACTGCAAAAGAATTACACTTATGTGATGTtagaaatatagaaaaatataataacgCAATGTTAAGCAGTATTcttaacaataacaataacaaaggtAGACCGCTCAATAGAACCATATCTCTCTGACTTGGGAAATGTGCCTACTTTTTCATCCACCTTCTGACTCCCTTTCCGGTGGAATTTCACTCCTTTTCCGGTGAAATTTCTCCTTCGCATAGCATGGGGGAAAAGCTCTTCTTTATTTCAGGTGACAAGTCCTACGAGCTTATCGACATCAGTGAAGACAATGAAAGATGGTTCTTATGGATTGAAAGGGGCAGTAGATTACAAATAAAATTAAGATTGACGAGGACAACATCAGATGGGTATGTGAGCAAATGTACCAAGCTTCACGGGGCGCCGGGAATCTCTACAGAAGGTGggggagaaagatacaagcctaTTTATACAGGGTATACCAAAATTACAATGTTTATGGCAGATACATCAGAATTGAAACTTGGATTGGAGACAGGAAATCTGCAATCATAATACCAGAAAACGATTACAACAGGGGGTGGGGAGATATAGCAGGAAGAATATTACAATTTTTGGGGAAGGCTTCCAACTACAAGTTCAAAAAATTTGCAGATGTACAAAAGAGATCCTTTCTAGTGGCTGCAAAGATTCCACAATGGCCTACACAAGTTAACGAGCAAGTAGATGTTGTTGATGCTACTGAAGGTGTTGCTGCTGCCGATGAAAGCTCCCAATTCCTATCCAAGTGCCTGATTGGATGTTTCAACGACCCTTTCAATCAAAGCCCCAAAGCTGAAGTCATCCAAAAATGGTTTATCACAAGGTGGAAAGTAACAGCCGGTCTCATGGTCACTCCGATGGCTGACAATCAGTTCCTCTTCGAGCTACCATCGAGACAGGAAGCAGCCAGGGTAAAAGCAGGGGATTGGTTCTGGAATGGTAGACACTTAACCCTTGAGTGGTGGTCGCCGGAATCTGGGTCATCTCCAACCAAAGGTGAAATGGGACAAAAGTGGATCAAAGCCTTTGGAATTCCTCTGCATGGCTGGACATCAGCAACTTTTCGCTTCATAGGAGATAAGTTTGGAGGATTCATAGGCACCGATGAGGACACGAAAAACAGGGCACACATGTTCTGGGCCAGAATCTGTGTAAAAGACAAGGAGATGAGTTACCCAGGGGTCGTCGAGTTAAAAATAGGCATCAGGAGCAACAAGATTTCAGTTTTGGAGGACGTACTCATAAAACCTgcaaattccggcgaggtttcagTCGCCGTCAGAGTAGAGAAGGCGGCAGTCTTTGATAAACCCTCCTCGAGTCAAGCGAAGGACCCAACAAAGAACCCAGTGGTCTTTAACCATAATAGACCGATCATCTTTAATTCAAAAGTGGCTGACGTGGCAGCCTCAAGCTCAGGGCAGTGCAAGTTACCAGCTGTGAGGCACACTAAATCAAATGGTGGGCTTAAAGAGAGGGCTCACAATTTGGGCCTCTTAGTGGATCGTGAATATTACAAAAAGGGCCCAAAAGACAAGCATGCACCGAGGGGGAAATTAACAAAGCAAATCTGGAGAGCAACTGGGCCTAAAATTGACCCATGTGTTTTAAAGCCCAACCCCTACATCTCTGTAAATTATTTTGACCCACTAATGGTAGAACTAGAAGCTTCCTTCTCAGAAGGGCCCAGTGTTAAACCTCCTTCAATAACCCACTGCGACTCAGAGGCAGACGACGAAGGAGAAAAGGTTCTGCAAAAAATCTGCAGGAAAATGCCACAATCAACTGAAGTTGTAGACAGTACAGATGTCGAGCTCTCTTCCTGCGACACACTTGCTCTCCCATGGTATGAACAGGGCTCTTCAAGCATGCAAGTAATTGATACCCCAAATATTTACGAGCATACAAGATGGACAAAGGCTGTGATGTTAAAGGCATGCAAGGCTTTTGGGGTTAACGTAGAAGGGTTTGAGCATGAGATTATGGGCATCATCCTCCGAATGGATCAAAAGCGGCAAATGCAGCTACAGAAACAAAAGTCACCAGGCAGGAAAAAGAGAAGGGGTAAGAAAAAGCAAGAAACAAGAACTGGAAAGACTGAAATGGGGCCTAAATTACAAGGGTAAAAGGAAAGGGGATAGGGACAGGTTTTACAAAGCTTTTTCTGGATGAAAGTAAAAATATTAAGCTGGAACGTGCGGGGATTGAATGAAGCTGATAAAAGGACTACAACTTCATCACTGATTAAGAAGTGGAAGCCGAATATTGTTTGTTTACAAGAAACAAAAATTGAAGAATTCCCAGTATCCTGGATTAGGCAAATATGGGGTAATCATTGGGTTGAGTGGGCAGAGTTGAAATCTGTAGGTAACAGTGGAGGAATTATCATCCTATGGGACAAAAGACAATGGGCAAACAGGGATACTCATCAAGGTTACTAAACTCTATCATGCATGCTAGAAAGTCTGCATGAACAATTCAGATGGTGTTTTACAGGGGTGTATGGGCCACACACAAATCCTGAAAGAGAGGAACTATGGCTAGAACTTGCAGCATTCAGATCTATCTGGAATGAGCAATGGGTTATAGGGGGTGATTTCAATGTTTGTAGGTATGAAAGCGAAAGTGTTAGATGGTCCAGGGCCATGGTATCCTTCTCAGACATCATTCAAGACATGGGTATTATAGACTTGCCTCTACAAGGAGCTTATTATACCTGGTTCAGAGGTGAAGACTCATTGCAAGCTTCAAGAATAGACAGGTTCTTAATTTCCCCTGAATGGTGCGACAGTTTCAAAGCTATCAAGCAGCTAGCCCTCCCAAGAGTGATCTCTGATCACATACCCCTACTCCTTGATTGTGGCGACTGGGAAGCCACCCCCTCTTATTTCAAATTCGAGAATATGTGGCTACAGGTGGAGGGTTTCATTGATAAGGT belongs to Nicotiana tabacum cultivar K326 chromosome 6, ASM71507v2, whole genome shotgun sequence and includes:
- the LOC107819098 gene encoding dolichyl-diphosphooligosaccharide--protein glycosyltransferase 48 kDa subunit isoform X2, which produces MSRALVLVSLLLTVAILSDAFSTENPTDRRVLVLLDDFAIKSSHSLYFNSLQSRGFDLDFKLADDPKIALQRYGQYLYDALILFSPSTDRFGGSVDAADILDFVDSGHDLIIAADASVSDLIREIAIDCGVDFDEAPVLSKGIGHSVNPANSLVLKVLSASPSAYSANPKSKLSTPPMLTGSAIGLVSVVQARNNARIMISGSLSMFSNRFFSSGVQKAGGSNNYEKSGNEQFLTQISTWVFHERGHLKAVNVRHHRVVETDEPSIYRINDELEYSVEIYEWSGKSWEPYVADDVQVQFYMMSPYILKTMSTDKKGVYYTTFKVPDVYGVFQFKVEYNRLGYTSLSLSKQIPVRPFRHNEYERFITAAFPYYGASFSMMAGFFIFSLVYLYHK
- the LOC107819098 gene encoding dolichyl-diphosphooligosaccharide--protein glycosyltransferase 48 kDa subunit isoform X1, whose product is MSRALVLVSLLLTVAILSDAFSTENPTDRRVLVLLDDFAIKSSHSLYFNSLQSRGFDLDFKLADDPKIALQRYGQYLYDALILFSPSTDRFGGSVDAADILDFVDSGHDLIIAADASVSDLIREIAIDCGVDFDEDPDAVVIDHTSYAVSDTEGDHTLIAGDDFIQSEVILGSEKIKAPVLSKGIGHSVNPANSLVLKVLSASPSAYSANPKSKLSTPPMLTGSAIGLVSVVQARNNARIMISGSLSMFSNRFFSSGVQKAGGSNNYEKSGNEQFLTQISTWVFHERGHLKAVNVRHHRVVETDEPSIYRINDELEYSVEIYEWSGKSWEPYVADDVQVQFYMMSPYILKTMSTDKKGVYYTTFKVPDVYGVFQFKVEYNRLGYTSLSLSKQIPVRPFRHNEYERFITAAFPYYGASFSMMAGFFIFSLVYLYHK